A window of Sorex araneus isolate mSorAra2 chromosome 3, mSorAra2.pri, whole genome shotgun sequence genomic DNA:
TTGCTATATGTGTTCATGTAGACCCCGAGATGTGCCAGTGTCCCTAGCAGGGAGAAGTAAGGGATGTACTTCTTCCAAAGTACCAGGAAGAGGGAGATGGGCTGCATGGAATGCTCTGGGCAGATAAGTTTCGTGGGAATGCAAACTACCTGTCATCATGAAGCAATTTCCAGGGTTTCCTCTAGTTTGAAGTTCAAATGTAGAAAGACAAAGGAGCATGACTTCCTCCCTTGAGTCCTTCCCAAAGCAGTATCAATGTAATATATTCTGAATCATTCTCTAAGTACCAATTccctaagaaaataatttatacaaatattgCCTGCATTAAAAAGTTAGCTTCCATAAACATCAAATTTTAGAATTGTATCACCCCTTtggctaaaaagaaaacaaattggtAGAACTCAGAATTGAGTTCTAAAAGCTCAATAAAAGTGGAACACTGCCTGGTTAGTGACTCAATATGTGACAATTATCACAAATAAAAAACATGTATATGCAAAATATAACTCCCCCAGGGTCAGGTTTATTTATCCCATATCTAGAGGAGTTCAGAAAAGGTTGAGAGGCATAATTTGCTTAAATTATGACAATgtgattattttcctttattttggagaatagaaaaaaaaattcccaatgaCGTTGTAAGTTCTTAATAGCTCACATCATTTTAGATATTTAAGTGTGCAATTCCATAATTTAAACAAATTGGAAAACTTGTATTGAACAAATTGTATCAAGGAACTATTCAATATATGCAATCACTTTGACTTTccataaaaccaaataaaatcacatttgaatgatttacatttttatctgattGTAGTCATCTGATGTACTATGCATCCAAGTACAAGAGGCAGATAATCTCTGAGAGGTGCAAGGGTTGTTCTTCATGAATGCCCTCTTAGTGAAACCATCAATTTTAATATATGCACAAATGTGCATATATGGACTTCATAAGCAAAACATCATCTCTTCTTCCATTGTTTAATGGTAagactgcaaaagaaaaaagaaaaggtcagTATCTAGATTTTTGTACATGGAGTTTCTTTACTCCTTGCTGAGGCTTAAAATAAACATACTGCTAGATAAATGCAAACAACAATACATATCATTTACTTAGGCATACAATttgtaaaactaatttttaaacagaaaatattgAGAGGAAGAtgttaaacaaataaattagttttggagtacttcattttttttccccttcacagTGGAGATGACTAATTACTCTCTTGCAAATCTGATTATTTTAAGAGTAAATATGTTTTATTCCCCCTAAGGAGGTAAGGAGAACTAAGACTCATTTGAATACTAACTAGGCTTATTCCTGGAGGAAGTGGCTCCTTTTCTACTCAGTGTTAAGCCCAAGGCAATTCAGAATTCTCAACTAAAATGTCAACCCTCCTCCAGCTTGACTAACAATAAACTATAAATCACACCTGCAAATGCAATGCATAATAGTGGTATTATCTTGAGCTCAATGATGCTAAAACTCTAAAAAGTCTccctgaaaaacaatatggagagtaCAATGAAAACTGAGCAATGTTACATATTAACTTCTGTGGATTCTCCCAAAAGCTATTGATACACTAGGTGAGACAGGCAGACTGCTTTTACTGAACTGTTTGATATGGTGCTACATAAACAGTATCTACAATAttctgtttttgggctacacctggtggtgctcagggtttatttctgcccGACACCCATGCCTGACAAACTATCTGTGAGATCGCATGGATGTTACTGAGGACAGTAATTTACTCAAGTTTGGGGGCTTCTTTAGGAAGCTTTTCTCTTCATAGTACAGGAATTTCCtgtattttcacttatttaaaatgttttacctaTGGTTTGAAATTTACACTTCATATTTCAATATATACACCACTTTCTTTAAAGTTTAAAAGAGCTTTCTAATGTTCCACTAAAAACTCAAGACAATCTTTCAGCTGTGTACCTGTTACTGCACatttgctaaaaaaataaaacactcacaTGGGGGGCACCAGGCATTGGCGGAGCACCAGAAGGTCCTGAAGGCACTTGAAAAGGATTATTTGGAGTGGGATAGAGTCCTGGTGTGGGGTATGATCCTGCAGGGGCAGGATATGGTGCTGGTGGTCCCCAGGCTCCTGGTGGAACAGTGCCCCACGGAACAGGTGGTGCTGCTCCCGGTGCTTGGGGAGGAGGTGCAGGATATGGCCCTGGAGATGGATATGGCATGCTAGGGGTAGGATACTGCCCTCCCATTCCTGGTGCCCAAGGTCCGGAAGACATGGATCCCCATGGACCTAAAGGACCAGCTGCAGCTGGATCTGTTGGCGCACCATATGGTCTCGGGAGCTCCGGAAAGGGCATATTTGGTGTAGGATATGGCCCAGCAGGGCCTGGTACAGCTGGGGCTGGGTAAGGACCACCAGGAGGGGGACAGGAGGGTCCAGCAGGAGGAAAGGGGCCAGGGGGTCCTGGAGGAGGTCCAGCAGGAGGCACAGATGGATACATTCCTGTTGGTGCTGGTCCAAAAGGCACAGTGGAGGGTGTTGCACTTGGTGGGAGTCCAGATGGCATAGAAGGTGGAGCGCTTGGGTTGTTCCAAGGATTGGAACTGGGCCAACCTTGAGGAGGTTGGCCAGGTTTTGTATTACTCGCAGCAGAAGTTTTGGCAGGGGAGTGGTCAGGCAGTGCATCTGCCAACTGCAATACAAGACAGGAACATTACTAAGCTCATCTATGGACAAGTCTTGCCAAACATTATTAGAAACTCAGAAAAGACAAGTCAGCCACAGGGTCAAGGATTATAAATAACCAGttgcatttttaaaaggcaagctgttcattttggaaataattcatttaatataAAACTTGAGATGTTCCAATGAATATCAACAGCTAATATTCTTCAGAGAAGTTTGAGTTTTCTAGATACAACTGCTTAACATGATGTAGACTGGCTCAAACCAAAAGTTACATATTCCCTTTGatactcagtttcctcattttcccatccaagtactaaccaggcccaacCCTGTTTAGCTTCTGAGATCAGACGAGATTGGGcgcattcagggtggtatggccgcagacagtttcttcattttcaaaaaagtCTAGGATTAGTTTAAGTCTTAAAGGTGGTAATACACTCAACATCGTATCTGATGCATACTTTTCAACAGATGTTAGAATATTGCTAATAGTAATCAAtagtattattaattttatcagGCTAACAGAGCACTTAAGGCAAAACTTTAAGCAAAGGTAAGTCATCAactacaaataaaattcaaagctaAAAgtgttataaaaaaataaatgcaccaACTTACCGAAAACTCTTCAGacattttcctaaaaaaaaaaaaaaaaaaagaggaatcttTTAAAGTCAGCATTTTCTAATACATTCTTAACATATAAATTCCCATGTACATATTATTTTGAcataaatgaaaaactgaaatttaattttacttaaaacaaGTCTATCACCCAGTGATATAAATCTACAACAATCTGTACTGTCCTTTTCTCTTAACTCTTCTACCATTGGATGCTATTAAATCTACTAATTGTTTTAGTAGTAAAAGGTATGAAGGTACCCTGgatcccttgagtactgcttgggagccccccttACCCCAATCAACTGTTTTGGCTTCTGAATTTTGTGATTTGACCTATGATAGAGTAAAACTaggtatcatatatatatatatatatgtatatgtatatgtatatacatatacatatatatgtatgtgtatatatatatgtatatataataggaGGGTAGGGACTGTGCAattcctgcactatttctctgacaccaataacttttatttcttttaaacagAAATTATACTCTTTTAAATTCCAGTTATGCTGTTTCCCACCCCTCTGAATTTGCTCATGTCCTGAACCACAATTAGTccgatcaattaaaaaaaacaacaaacttctaacatttcatatatcttttttttttttgtggggggagggcgggtcacacctggcagtgctcaggggttacccctggcttggcactcagaaactactcctgttggtgctcggggaaccatatgggatgctggggattgaaccagggtggccATGTTTAAGGCAAAcgactactcactgtactactgctctggcccttctaAATTTGACATATCCCTGTAACCTCCCAACATATAGACAGACCACTTCCTTCCCTCCAGGAGGCTTAGTTGTGAACCTTCCTTTCCAATTCACTTCCCTACTCCAACCCAGCCTCATTACTTTTTGCTTGCTCTCTGACTTCCTATTAAAAAACACAAGTGTagtctagagagagagtacaatctTGCATGGCCAGACTCAGATTCCATCCCTAGCAGTCCCAAGAAATTACtaccatgagtaatttctgagtgtgaagccaggagtaactcatgagcattgctgggtgtgacccccaaataaaaaaagataaggtGTATTTTActgctttaaattattttgctacttacaagtacattaaaaaaaaaacaacagtatacAGACTGGAaagagcacagctggtaaggcacttgtcttacatgcaggcaacagagtttgatcaccagcaccctatatggtcccctaccctgccaggagtactccctgagcattgcaggtttGGTGCTTCACCCACCCTatcacaaaataattataaacagccaaaagacagtacaggggtgaaggccttgcatgtggctgacttgagttgatccctggcatacggTTCCTTAAGCACTATTGCATTGTCCTTGCTTCTCCACTAggatagaaattttatcatttttttggtctcttttttcttttagttggtAATAGTTGGTAAGATAagtaaggcacatgccctccaTCCTGCTtgcctggcttgatccctgggaaCACACGGCCCATTGAGTATTGTAGGTACAGCCCTGAAGACCCGCAGTGCAGCCAGAGTAGCTCAGGTAATTCTGAGCACTGTAGGACActctttaaaaaactgaatcactgtgagatagttacaaagctttcatgactgagtttcagtcatacaatgatcaaatacccattcccccaccagtgtacattatctaccaccaatgtccccagtatccctcttgccaccccatcccaccctaccccttgcctctatagcagacaatttccttcctACTCTCTACTtatatgggcattatggtttgcaatacagatactgagaggccatcatgtttggtcctttgcctactttcagcacacatctcctattctAAGAGATCcatccaaccatcactgacttagtgaatgattaaagaattttatttatgcttATGTTGCTTTAGTTTTGCTATTTTGCtagttttaaaaagtgaattttgttAGAAGCTCTTTTGGCAGCTAATAAACTATAAacttttcacaattttttcttctttgactgTCAATACTTTTTCGTGTTAATTATATGAACGTGACTTAGTACTGTGTCAAACTTGCTTCTTATGTGTGATTTAGTTAATCATAAGAAAAAGGAACATGAAACCTAAGACACAATTACTATATCCTTGGCTTTtattcaaaatatcaaaatac
This region includes:
- the MAPK1IP1L gene encoding MAPK-interacting and spindle-stabilizing protein-like, with translation MSEEFSLADALPDHSPAKTSAASNTKPGQPPQGWPSSNPWNNPSAPPSMPSGLPPSATPSTVPFGPAPTGMYPSVPPAGPPPGPPGPFPPAGPSCPPPGGPYPAPAVPGPAGPYPTPNMPFPELPRPYGAPTDPAAAGPLGPWGSMSSGPWAPGMGGQYPTPSMPYPSPGPYPAPPPQAPGAAPPVPWGTVPPGAWGPPAPYPAPAGSYPTPGLYPTPNNPFQVPSGPSGAPPMPGAPHSYH